DNA sequence from the Streptomyces sp. MST-110588 genome:
CAGCGCCACGCGCATCAGGTCCTCGCGCGGCTGGTGGCCGACGGCGCCCGCGGGCGCCGCGTACACGAGTACGGAGCGCGTGCGGTGCGCGGCGGTGCGCCAGCCCTCGGTGACGGCCAGCGGCTGGTGGGCCTGCCACCAGGCGGTCTGCTGGGCGCTGTCGTCGCTCGGCTGGAGGACGGCGTGCAGCCGGCCCATGGCCACCAGCACCGACCAGCCCGGATTGGCGTCGGGCAGCTTGGTCATGTCCACCACCGGCGCGAAGCCCTGTTCGGTCAGCAGTGTGAGGAACTCGTCCACCTGGCTGTCCGAACCGGGGCGGACGATGGGGCCGCTCGGCTCCACCACCAGGGCGGGGTGCAGATCGTCCTCGACCAGCACCAGGCCGCAGGTGACGCCGAGGGTCGCCTGCCGTGGGTCGGCCTGTCCCCCTTCGCCGAAGGGCGCGGCCGGGAGCGGGTCGGGGGCCGGCCCGCCGTCCTCGCCGGTGATGGAGCGCACGGCTCCCTGGAGCTGTTCCTCGGAGACCGGGACGACCTGGGAGGGGATGCACGTGGCGTGCGCGAACGCGAGCACCGCGGTCTCCTCGCCCACGAACAGGACGGTGCTGGTGCGCTCCTGGTCGCTGTCGCCGGGGGTGCGGCAGGAGGTGCAGTCGTAGTTGCCGGGGGCGTTAGCACCGGCCAGCAGGCGGTCGGCTTCTTCGTCGCCGATCTCGGCGCGAACGTCGTCGCTGACGTCGAGCATGCGCGGCACGGAAGGCTCCTCGTTCTCTGCGCGGGCGCCGGGTGGTCCCCGGCTCGTAACGAAGACAACGGGCGATCTGTGGCAGGAGTCACGCGCGTACGGACACGGGATCGCACCAATCGGAGCACAGGGTGAGGCGGCGGCCGGAACCGCTCACTCCTTGTCAACTCGTGGATGAGGCAAGCAAGTTGAGTGAGTGAGGTGGGTCACAGATCGCAATGATGATGGACCGACAAAATGTGAAATCGGTGAATCAAGTGGGTGACCGGAAATGGCCGCTACCGAAGGTAACGTTCAACTGGCCTGGAGTGTCATCGGATTGGTTGATACCGGGAGGGCGGCTCCCTACATTCTCCGACCGTGTGCATCGAGCACCGCCCGGGGAAGTCCGCCGCTTCGATCGCATTCCAGTACGGGCAAGACCGGGTACGGGTGAAAGCGGGCGACGGCCCAAGAGGCCGGGTGCCGCCCCGTCACCCGCGGCGGGCGGGCCGGCGCGAACCGCGGACGCAAGAGGCGGCCGTACTCCGCCGGCAGGGGGAAACCCCCGGGTCCGTCGAGAGGGATTCCATGCCTTTTCCGATGGGCGTCATACGTCGTGACATCGCAGCGCTGGCAGCGGCGGCCCTGGCGGCACCGCTCGCGCTGCTGACCGCCGGCACCGGTACGGCACAGGCGGCGGACAGCGGAGTATGGGACCGCATCGCCCGCTGTGAGAGCGGCGGGAACTGGCACATCAACACCGGCAACGGCTACTACGGCGGCCTCCAGTTCAGCGCCGGGACCTGGCGGGCGCACGGCGGTACGGCCTACGCGCCGACCGCGGACCGGGCCAGCCGCGCCCAGCAGAAAGCCGTCGCGGCGCGGGTGCAGGCCGCGCAGGGATGGGGCGCCTGGCCGGTCTGCTCGGCCCGGGCCGGTGCGTACGGGAGCGCCCCCGCCGCACCCAAGGCGCACAAGAGCGGGCCCCGGCACGCGTACAAGGGCAAGCACGGGTCCTCGTACGGCACCTCGCACACGGCCCGCAAGGCGCAGAAGTCCCACAAGGCACAGCCCAAGCACCGCAAGACTTATAAGGCCGAGGTCCGCTCCGCGCCACAACGGGCCACCGGTCACCCCGACCGCGCACGCTCCCACCGCGGCCCCGCGGCCGGCTACACGGTGCGCCCCGGTGACACCCTCAGCCGGATCGCCGCGGCCCACGGCATCGGCTGGCGCGACCTCTACGAGGCCAACCGCGCCGTTGTCGGGGGTGACCCGCATCTGATCGTCCCGGGGCAGCGGCTCGCCCTCTGAGGTGCGGGCAAGGGAAAAGCGATGCGAAAAACAACGTGAACAGGTGATCGAGGCGTCTCGCGCGGCCGTTCCGCCGGCCGTGTGGGACGCCGCTTTGTCCGGGCGTGTCGGGACGCTCTGCATAAACGTTCCTGCGTAACGTCACGCCATGGCACACCACAGCACGGCGCCGCTCCCACCAGGCGCCGGAACCCCACGGCGGAGCGTCGGAACCTCACGACGGATCGCCGGAACCACACCGTGGATCGCCGCGGCCGTGATGGCCCTGGCCCTGTGGGCACCCGGTGACGCCCGGGCCACCGAGGCCCGAAGGACCTGCGCCAGGAAAAGTGCGCCGACGACATATGGCCATGGGGCTGCATCGCCGAGTGCGAGAGCGGCGGGAACTGGAGCGCCAACACGGGCAACGGCTACTACGGCGGACTCCAGTTCCGGCAGTCGACCTGGGAGGAGTACGGCGGTCTCGCCTACGCCCCACGCGCCGACCTCGCCACCCGCGAGCAACAGATCCTGGTCGCCGAACGGGTGCGGGAGAGCCAGGGCTGGAACGCCTGGCCCGAGTGCGCCAAACGGTACGGGCTCCTCGGCCAGACCGGTGCCGCGCACCCGGGGCAGGAGCAGCAGGCCCAGCAGACACGGCAGGCCCAGCGGGCGTAGCGGGCCCGGGCTCCTGGCGCGGGCATCATCCGGTTTCCGGCTCCGGGACCTCGGCGGGCTCGCCGGCGAAGGCCAGGGTGCCGCGCCGCAGTTCGTACACGAACGTGGCGGCGCGGCGCAGGGCGGGGGAGAGGGCCTGCTCGGCGACGACGACCGTACGGCCGGTACGGATGCCCGCCGGAACTTCGGTGACGCCCCCGGTGCCCGCGTCCGCCGTCGCCGCCTGGGCACCGCCGTCCCCGGCCGCGCCCGTGACGGCGCCCAGCAGCAGGTGCGTACGGGCCGCAACGGCTGGTGACATGCCCTGCGTCGGCTCGTCCAGGAGCAGCAGCCGGGCGGACGTCAGGAGCGCGCGGGCCACGGCGAGCATCCGCTGCTCACCGCCGGACAGCGTGCTGCCGCGGTGGCCGAGCAGGGCCCGCAGCGGCGGATAGGCCGCCAGCGCGGGACCGTAGGCGCCGCCGGGCGCGCAGAGCGCGAGCTGGTCGGCGACGGTCAGCGAGCCGAAGACCGCCGCGCGGTTGGGGACCAGGGCCAGGCCGCGCAGGGCGCGGGCATGGGCCGGGACCCCGGTGACGTCCCTGCCGCGCCACATGACGCGCCCGGAACCGAGCGGGACGGTACCGGCCAGCGCGCGCAGGACGGTGGTGCGGCCGGAGCCGTTGCGGCCCAGCAGGACGGACAGCTCGCCGGCGGCGAACGGCAGGTCGACGCCGTGCAGGGCCTCCAGGGGCCCGTACCGGACGCGGGCGGCACGCAGTTCGATCTCGACACTCATACGCTCACCCCGCCGCCCTGCCGCGTCCCGTCGTCCTGCCGCGCTCCGCCGGCCCCGCGCGCCCTGCTGGCGCCGTGCGCCGCGCCGCTCCCGTGCGCCGCGCCGTCCTCCCGTGCGCCCCGGCCGCTCATGCGCCCAGCTCCGCCAGGACCCGGGCGGCGGGACCGTGGGCGACGATCCGGCCGGAGTCCATCGCGTAGACCGTGTCGGCCAGCCCGGCGACCAGATCGAGGTCGTGCTCGACGATCAGCAGGGCGGTGCCGTCCGCCGCCAGCGCGCCGAGCAGTGTGGCCAGGGCGGCGACCTCGGCGCCGTCCAGTCCGGCGGTCGGCTCGTCCAGCAGCAGCGTGCGCGGCAGACCGGCGAGCGCGCGGGCCAGCTCGACGCGGCGCAGGGTTCCGGTCCCCAGCCCGGTGGCGGGGCGGACCGCAGCGGCCCGTCCAGGGAGAGCAGCCGCAGCGCCCGGTCGGTGGCTGCCCCGGGATGCCGTACGCCGCTCTGCTCGGCCCCGACCCGTACGTTGTCCGCCACACTCATCCCCTCGAACACGGCAGGCTGCTGGAACGTCCGCGCCAGCCCCAGCCGGGCGCGGGCGTGCGCGGAACGGCGGGTGATGTCCGTCCCGCCGAGCAGCACCCGGCCGGCGACGGGGCGCACGGTGCCGCTCAGGCAGTGGAAGAGCGTGCTCTTGCCCGCGCCGTTGGGGCCTATGAGGGCGGTGACCCGCCCCGGTAGGACATCCAGCCCCACGCCGTCCAGCGCCGTGAACCCGTCGTAGACCGCCCGCACCTGACGGGCGGTGAGCCGGCCCGCCGCGTCGCTCCGCGGTGGCGGACCGGCGGACGCCCAGGGCTTCCCCGTGGGGCGTGCGGGGGCCGCCGCCGTCCGGGACGTCCGGGTCGGCGGGCCGGGGCGGGCGGGATGCGGGTTCCGGTGCGGGGCGTACGGGTTCCGGACGTACGGCCGCGAGACGTGCCGATCTCAGACGTACCGATCTCGGACGGACGGATCTCAGGCGCACCGGTCCCGGACGCGCGGATTCCAGGTATACGGATCCCAGGTATACGGACCGCAGGCACACGCATTCCAGGCACACGCATCCCCGGCATACCGACGCGGGAACGGGGGCCGGGTCGGCCGGGGGCGGTGCGAGGCGGGTGCGCAAGCGGGTGCGCACGCGGGCGGCCAGGGGAGTGGGGCGCGGGGCCGGGGCGGACAGGAAACGGCCGGTGGTGGCGCGCAGCGCCTCGTACGGCCCTTGGGGCAGCCGGCCGGAAAGGACGGCCAGCACGCCGACGACCGCGGCGGCGGCGCCGCCCCGCGCGCCGGCGTCCAGCCCCACCAGCAGCACGGCCGCCGCCAGCGCGCCCAGCAGGCTGTCGGCACCCATGACCAGGACGGCCGCGAACCACAGCAGCCCGCGCACCGGGTCGTAGGCCCCCGGGTCGAAGGCCCGCAGTGCCATGCCGAGCATCCCGCCGCCGAGCGCGGCCAGCGCGGCACCGGCCGCGAACGCCTTCAGTTTCAGGGCCGGTACGGCCACGCCGGCCGCCCCCGCACCCGGTTCGTGGTCGCGCATCGCGGCCAGCGCCCGACCCGTACGGCCGCGCCGCAGCGCCGCGACACACAGCAGCGCCAGCCCCAGCAGCACCAGTTCGAGGAGGTAGTAGGCGCGGTCGGCGGCGAAACCGGAGGGGCGGTCCAGGGCCAGGCCGGCGGTGGCGTACGGCTGCGCGAAGACGAAGCGGCTGACCGCGACCCCGATGGCGAGGGTGGCCAGTGCCAGCGCCAGGCCGTGCCGGCGGATGGCGGGCCAGCCGGTGAGCAGCCCGAGCGGGGCGACGAGCGCGGTGGCCAGCAGGAGCGCGGGGATTTCGGGTACGGCGGGCAGGCCCGGGAAGCGGCCCGCCGCCAGCAGCGCGGTGAACAGGGCGCCGAGCCCGGCGTACGCGGCCTGGCCCAGCGAGATCTGGCCGCCGCGGCCGGTGACCACGACCAGCGAGAGCAGGATCACGCCGAGGGCCGGCACCTGCATGGAGGTGTGCAGGTCGCTGCCGGCGAAGCCGAGCGGGAGCAGGAAGAGGATGCCGCACACGACCCATGCCCGGCCGTCGCGGCCGGGCAGCCGGCCCCGGCCCGGCCCGGTGCCGGTGGCCCCGGCGGTTCCGGTGGTCTCCCCGGCCCCGGCGGCGCCGGTGTGGGCGGGCAGGGCCCGCAGGGTGAGCGCGGCGATCAGCAGCGCGACGACGAAGAGGTTGGCGCCGACGGCCTGGAGGAGCGGTTCGAGACTGCCGTGCGGGTGCAGCCGGGTGAGCTGGCTCTGCGCCACCCCGACCGCCAGCGCCACC
Encoded proteins:
- a CDS encoding transglycosylase family protein, whose amino-acid sequence is MGVIRRDIAALAAAALAAPLALLTAGTGTAQAADSGVWDRIARCESGGNWHINTGNGYYGGLQFSAGTWRAHGGTAYAPTADRASRAQQKAVAARVQAAQGWGAWPVCSARAGAYGSAPAAPKAHKSGPRHAYKGKHGSSYGTSHTARKAQKSHKAQPKHRKTYKAEVRSAPQRATGHPDRARSHRGPAAGYTVRPGDTLSRIAAAHGIGWRDLYEANRAVVGGDPHLIVPGQRLAL
- a CDS encoding ATP-binding cassette domain-containing protein; the encoded protein is MSVEIELRAARVRYGPLEALHGVDLPFAAGELSVLLGRNGSGRTTVLRALAGTVPLGSGRVMWRGRDVTGVPAHARALRGLALVPNRAAVFGSLTVADQLALCAPGGAYGPALAAYPPLRALLGHRGSTLSGGEQRMLAVARALLTSARLLLLDEPTQGMSPAVAARTHLLLGAVTGAAGDGGAQAATADAGTGGVTEVPAGIRTGRTVVVAEQALSPALRRAATFVYELRRGTLAFAGEPAEVPEPETG